A window of the Haloarcula litorea genome harbors these coding sequences:
- a CDS encoding sulfatase, with translation MPGTVDSVVLVTVDSLRTDAVGGPDGVTPVLDGLREGATVFENAFAHGNWTPFSFPGILGSRPVFAEGPDIGVASTPTLAERLSDAGLRTGGFNAANGFLTDHWGYDRGFDDFEPFVDSAGYKKYLAAHPTVQAWVQLAASPFRRAASILRGRGDERPFADVSRMGDLEDEATAFLRSTDDRFFLWVHYMDTHTPYVPAPRHLREVTDGGFGVARMLRAHVHTGLGWDVDDRTLGTLRTLYDGTVRQVDESVGRLLSTLDAEGVREETAVVVAGDHGEEFLDHGHLAHYPKLYGELVDVPLFVAHPDGEGRTVGEPVGLDAVPPTVCDLLGVDPAEGWTGDSLAPALDGDPIPSQAPVVSVAVRGDQVTSQPIPRRLDDGELLVSARDERWTYVEHTESDRRELYDRADDPGEQRDLCAEATPERPPPAVLDRLSAAAADHARRLRAASEGEDGDDGRRASDDVAARLKALGYK, from the coding sequence ATGCCGGGAACGGTCGACAGCGTGGTCCTGGTCACCGTCGACTCGCTCCGGACCGATGCCGTCGGCGGCCCCGACGGCGTCACGCCCGTCCTCGACGGGCTGCGAGAGGGGGCCACGGTGTTCGAGAACGCCTTCGCGCACGGGAACTGGACCCCGTTCTCGTTCCCGGGCATCCTCGGCTCGCGCCCGGTCTTCGCCGAGGGACCGGACATCGGCGTGGCGTCGACGCCGACGCTCGCAGAGCGGCTGTCCGACGCCGGGCTCCGGACCGGCGGGTTCAACGCGGCCAACGGCTTCCTCACGGACCACTGGGGGTACGACCGCGGGTTCGACGACTTCGAGCCGTTCGTCGACAGCGCCGGCTACAAGAAGTACCTCGCGGCCCACCCGACCGTCCAGGCGTGGGTCCAGCTCGCGGCCTCGCCGTTCCGCCGGGCGGCCTCGATCCTCCGAGGTCGGGGCGACGAGCGCCCGTTCGCCGACGTCTCGCGGATGGGCGACCTCGAGGACGAGGCGACCGCGTTCCTCCGCTCGACCGACGACCGCTTCTTCCTCTGGGTCCACTACATGGACACCCACACGCCCTACGTCCCCGCACCGCGGCACCTCCGGGAAGTGACCGACGGCGGCTTCGGTGTCGCACGGATGCTCCGCGCACACGTCCACACCGGCCTAGGGTGGGACGTCGACGACCGGACGCTCGGGACCCTCCGGACGCTGTACGACGGGACGGTCAGACAGGTCGACGAGAGCGTCGGGCGGCTGCTCTCGACCCTCGACGCCGAGGGGGTCCGCGAGGAGACGGCGGTCGTCGTCGCCGGCGACCACGGCGAGGAGTTCCTCGACCACGGCCACCTCGCGCACTACCCGAAGCTGTACGGCGAACTCGTCGACGTACCCCTGTTCGTCGCCCACCCCGACGGCGAGGGCCGGACCGTCGGCGAACCGGTCGGCCTCGACGCCGTGCCGCCGACGGTGTGTGACCTGCTGGGCGTCGACCCGGCCGAGGGGTGGACGGGCGACTCCCTCGCGCCGGCGCTGGACGGCGACCCGATCCCGTCACAGGCACCGGTGGTCTCGGTGGCGGTCCGTGGGGACCAGGTCACGAGCCAGCCAATCCCCCGCCGGCTCGACGACGGCGAACTCCTCGTCAGCGCCCGCGACGAGCGCTGGACGTACGTCGAGCACACCGAGTCGGACCGCCGGGAACTGTACGACCGCGCCGACGACCCCGGGGAGCAGCGGGACCTCTGTGCCGAGGCGACGCCCGAGCGGCCGCCCCCGGCGGTCCTCGACCGCCTCTCGGCGGCCGCCGCGGACCACGCCCGACGCCTCCGGGCCGCCAGCGAGGGCGAGGACGGCGACGACGGCAGACGGGCGTCTGACGACGTTGCAGCACGTTTAAAGGCTCTCGGTTACAAGTAG
- a CDS encoding BGTF surface domain-containing protein, with amino-acid sequence MSQRPIALVALLVGAALVGAGPGLADATATVDDDGLPLASAQQQVVTGETSLAAGTELTVRLRSANSASPFLKQQTARVAEDGTFAAVFDMSRVAANTSYELTVHYDGTTLVERSGRVAACDGDCTDPVPETPTPTPERHEGTVFRVEQGENITFAVPTDDGGQATFSLGGPDVNYLLNVTVTDGNGDGAVPVRFDTSAAGTDEPTLSVVSPEDDSLTVTNPEPELPSTLDAADYEYRVYDGEGTDGEPRSVGTIVVEANDSAEESFAVDDEPAEFGFERAIYRTRAGETAAINVTLAGADAATVSIGGPETGYEINATVRDGNGDGVVTLLFDTAAAGREGRTLSTAATADTVVVEPGSEVARDTRIAADDYPLSLYRGESVSESKADIGTLAVQAGDADWTSTPAVESLTESGQPASAGGPSSSLGPGALALGVGGLLAAAGIAVVLRPLR; translated from the coding sequence ATGAGTCAGCGCCCGATCGCGCTGGTCGCCCTGCTCGTCGGGGCGGCCCTCGTCGGTGCCGGTCCCGGGCTCGCCGACGCGACGGCGACGGTCGACGACGACGGCCTCCCGCTCGCCTCCGCACAGCAGCAGGTCGTCACCGGCGAGACGAGCCTCGCGGCCGGCACCGAGCTGACGGTGCGGCTCCGGTCGGCGAACTCGGCCTCGCCGTTCCTCAAGCAACAGACCGCCCGCGTCGCCGAAGACGGCACGTTCGCGGCGGTGTTCGACATGAGTCGCGTCGCCGCCAACACCAGCTACGAGCTCACCGTCCACTACGACGGGACGACGCTGGTGGAGCGCTCCGGTCGCGTCGCCGCCTGTGACGGCGACTGTACCGACCCGGTGCCCGAGACGCCCACGCCGACCCCCGAACGACACGAGGGGACCGTCTTCCGCGTCGAACAGGGGGAAAACATCACCTTCGCCGTCCCGACCGACGACGGCGGACAGGCGACGTTCTCGCTCGGCGGCCCCGACGTGAACTACCTGCTCAACGTGACCGTCACGGACGGGAACGGCGACGGGGCGGTGCCGGTCCGGTTCGATACGTCCGCCGCCGGCACCGACGAGCCGACGCTGTCGGTCGTCTCTCCCGAGGACGACTCCCTGACCGTGACGAACCCCGAGCCCGAGCTCCCGTCGACGCTGGACGCCGCGGACTACGAGTACCGCGTCTACGACGGTGAGGGGACCGACGGGGAGCCCAGGAGCGTCGGCACCATCGTCGTCGAGGCCAACGACTCCGCCGAGGAGTCGTTCGCGGTCGACGACGAGCCGGCCGAGTTCGGCTTCGAGCGCGCCATCTACCGGACCCGAGCGGGCGAGACCGCCGCGATAAACGTCACGCTCGCCGGGGCCGATGCCGCCACCGTCTCCATCGGCGGCCCGGAGACCGGCTACGAGATCAACGCCACCGTCCGCGACGGCAACGGCGACGGCGTCGTGACGCTGCTGTTCGACACCGCCGCGGCCGGCCGCGAGGGCCGGACGCTCTCGACGGCGGCCACCGCCGACACCGTCGTCGTCGAGCCCGGTTCCGAGGTGGCACGCGACACGCGCATCGCCGCCGACGACTACCCGCTCTCGCTCTACCGCGGCGAGAGCGTGAGCGAGTCGAAGGCCGACATCGGGACGCTGGCCGTCCAGGCCGGCGACGCCGACTGGACGAGCACGCCGGCCGTCGAGTCGCTGACCGAGAGCGGGCAGCCGGCGAGCGCCGGTGGGCCGTCGTCGTCGCTCGGCCCCGGTGCGCTCGCGCTGGGCGTCGGCGGCCTGCTGGCCGCCGCCGGCATCGCCGTCGTCCTCCGCCCGCTGCGCTGA
- a CDS encoding ArsR/SmtB family transcription factor, whose product MSGLIDRLQERTASPDERPRVLDVDEQDTDEVLDALASDTGRELYRALFDQPGTASEIADRCDTSVQNVHYHVSNLEAAGLIEPIDTVYSEKGNEMTVYGPASDPLVFVGNHDLRPRVQQSISDVVAGLGILGVASLLVQWGAEQLARPALDSGALGPASPTAPAADPTGTLAWFVFEVAEPGLLFFCGCLLVLGVAATVAGRD is encoded by the coding sequence ATGTCCGGACTCATCGACCGACTACAGGAGCGGACGGCCTCGCCCGACGAGCGGCCCCGGGTGCTCGACGTCGACGAGCAAGACACCGACGAGGTGCTGGACGCGCTGGCGTCGGACACCGGTCGGGAGCTGTACCGCGCGCTGTTCGACCAGCCCGGTACCGCCTCGGAGATCGCCGACCGGTGTGACACCTCCGTCCAGAACGTCCACTACCACGTCTCGAACCTCGAAGCGGCCGGTCTCATCGAGCCGATCGACACGGTCTACTCGGAGAAGGGCAACGAGATGACGGTGTACGGGCCGGCGAGCGACCCGCTCGTCTTCGTCGGGAACCACGACCTGCGACCCCGCGTCCAGCAGTCCATCTCGGACGTGGTCGCGGGCCTCGGCATCCTCGGGGTCGCGAGCCTGCTCGTCCAGTGGGGGGCCGAGCAGCTCGCACGACCCGCGCTCGACAGCGGCGCGCTCGGTCCCGCCAGCCCGACGGCCCCGGCGGCAGATCCGACGGGGACCCTGGCGTGGTTCGTCTTCGAGGTGGCGGAGCCGGGCCTGCTCTTCTTCTGTGGCTGTCTGCTCGTCCTCGGTGTGGCCGCGACCGTCGCCGGTCGGGACTGA
- a CDS encoding S8 family serine peptidase — protein sequence MADPGRVAVAAALAVLALTGAFGAVATTTGPTAERPAEPPATTPASGSPSGFAALHASGVTGANVSVGVVDVTGFETDAPVLDDRVRAARAFGTGSVSAPPSGHGTAVATVVARTAPDATLSLARVDGPDSYRRAVRWLREAGVDVVVAPVSFYGQPGDGSGEAARAAARASDDGVVFVAPAGNLAEGHWRGRYDGDSAADGALAFADGETRTAIRGGTEVTVWLSWPRDSADEDYTAELYWTNGTATRLVARSQPYTADETPNERIVAEVSPGRYFLRVRGPAEPTGTRVRLVSPTHEFEHARGRGSIVAPATASGVVTVGAYDTRVDRVEPFSSRGPTADGRVGVDVVAPDRRFAGLTERGFVGSSAATPYVGGLAALLLSADGSLSPATVELLLEVTARDVGPRGVDYASGHGLVQPGPAVAAATNNTTAAG from the coding sequence ATGGCTGACCCGGGCCGGGTCGCAGTCGCCGCGGCGCTGGCCGTCCTCGCACTCACCGGCGCGTTCGGGGCCGTCGCGACCACGACGGGACCGACCGCCGAGCGGCCGGCCGAACCGCCCGCGACCACCCCGGCGTCCGGCAGCCCGTCCGGGTTCGCCGCCCTCCACGCCAGCGGCGTGACCGGTGCGAACGTCTCCGTCGGGGTCGTCGACGTCACCGGCTTCGAGACGGACGCGCCCGTCCTCGACGACCGGGTCCGCGCGGCACGCGCCTTCGGAACCGGCTCGGTGTCGGCACCGCCCAGCGGCCACGGGACGGCGGTGGCGACGGTGGTCGCCCGGACGGCACCGGACGCGACGCTGTCGCTCGCCCGCGTCGACGGCCCCGACAGCTACCGACGGGCGGTGCGCTGGCTCCGCGAGGCGGGCGTCGACGTCGTCGTCGCCCCGGTGTCGTTCTACGGTCAGCCAGGCGACGGCTCCGGCGAGGCGGCCCGGGCGGCGGCGCGGGCCAGCGACGACGGCGTGGTGTTCGTCGCCCCGGCGGGCAACCTCGCGGAGGGGCACTGGCGCGGCCGTTACGACGGCGACAGCGCCGCAGACGGCGCGCTCGCGTTCGCCGACGGCGAGACCCGGACGGCCATCCGTGGCGGGACCGAGGTGACGGTCTGGCTCTCCTGGCCCCGGGACAGCGCCGACGAGGACTACACCGCCGAACTGTACTGGACCAACGGCACCGCGACGCGGCTGGTCGCCCGTTCACAGCCCTACACCGCCGACGAGACGCCCAACGAGCGCATCGTCGCCGAGGTCTCCCCGGGTCGGTACTTCCTGCGGGTCCGCGGGCCGGCCGAGCCGACGGGGACCCGGGTCCGCCTGGTCTCGCCGACCCACGAGTTCGAACACGCCCGAGGTCGGGGGAGCATCGTCGCCCCCGCGACGGCGAGCGGTGTCGTCACCGTAGGCGCGTACGACACGCGGGTCGACCGCGTCGAACCGTTCAGCTCCCGCGGCCCGACCGCGGACGGTCGTGTCGGCGTCGACGTGGTCGCGCCCGACCGGCGGTTCGCCGGCCTGACCGAGCGGGGGTTCGTCGGCTCCTCGGCCGCCACGCCGTACGTCGGCGGCCTGGCGGCGCTGCTGCTGTCGGCCGACGGATCGCTGTCGCCGGCCACCGTCGAGCTGTTGCTCGAGGTGACCGCCCGGGACGTGGGGCCACGCGGTGTCGACTACGCCTCCGGCCACGGCCTGGTCCAGCCCGGACCGGCCGTGGCGGCGGCGACCAACAACACGACAGCGGCCGGTTAA
- a CDS encoding diacylglycerol/lipid kinase family protein: MQIGSRRCILNPVSGEGDHAEYVERLLRARGFAVEETSGPGDAVELGRAAGEDGVSEVAVCGGDGTINEVVRGLHDAGHLGEVTLSVVPVGTANLLAGILGVEDRQHAAEVADTGAVRTVDVGFADGEPFLVSCIAGLPADASLAASGDLKERFGVLAFVLTGAQEAIEFDGLEISVEAAGADGPVTWSGEATCLLVGNARKFVERGGQANMADGMLDVAIVEQMPTGNLVAEAVGHRLLATDTEGVTHVRARDITVDGHGGPVSFSRDGEVAEHESLSLSVEERTLDLRVPEGYEPDPG; this comes from the coding sequence ATGCAGATCGGCTCCCGCCGGTGTATTCTCAACCCCGTCAGCGGGGAGGGCGACCACGCCGAGTACGTCGAGCGGCTGCTGCGGGCGCGGGGGTTCGCGGTCGAGGAGACGAGCGGCCCCGGCGACGCCGTCGAACTGGGCCGGGCCGCGGGCGAGGACGGCGTCTCGGAGGTGGCGGTCTGTGGCGGCGACGGGACGATCAACGAGGTCGTCCGGGGCCTCCACGACGCCGGCCACCTCGGCGAGGTGACGCTGAGCGTCGTCCCCGTCGGGACCGCGAACCTGCTCGCGGGCATCCTGGGCGTCGAGGACCGACAGCACGCCGCCGAGGTGGCCGACACCGGGGCGGTCCGGACCGTCGACGTGGGCTTCGCCGACGGCGAGCCGTTCCTCGTCTCCTGTATCGCGGGGCTGCCGGCCGACGCCAGCCTCGCCGCCTCGGGGGACCTGAAGGAGCGGTTCGGCGTCCTCGCGTTCGTCCTGACCGGCGCACAGGAGGCCATCGAGTTCGACGGCCTGGAGATCAGCGTCGAGGCGGCGGGCGCGGACGGTCCGGTGACCTGGTCGGGCGAGGCCACCTGTCTGCTCGTCGGCAACGCCCGGAAGTTCGTCGAGCGGGGCGGCCAGGCGAACATGGCCGACGGGATGTTGGACGTGGCCATCGTCGAGCAGATGCCGACCGGGAACCTGGTCGCCGAGGCCGTCGGCCACCGCCTGCTCGCGACCGACACGGAGGGGGTCACGCACGTCCGCGCCCGCGACATCACCGTCGACGGCCACGGCGGACCGGTGAGCTTCAGCCGCGACGGCGAGGTCGCCGAACACGAGAGCCTGTCGCTGTCGGTGGAGGAGCGGACGCTCGACCTCCGGGTCCCGGAGGGGTACGAACCGGACCCCGGCTGA
- a CDS encoding DUF7310 family coiled-coil domain-containing protein: MTDIETLDERVRTVERAVTDGDHELPAATDLAELEERVAAVEGTLATLEDRTSELEAATQALRGYVGNVRSVNERVEQRADAALAATDRLERRLDGAAGDARSDGVGPDREQGETGTAETVPGRGRGERTVGERPSPRGDETGEPAAAGAGAGVGRRDPSAVEQRTDGADPDAQPATGSLGATDADDRDDDEAGVLERVRALL, translated from the coding sequence GTGACCGACATCGAGACACTCGACGAGCGGGTCAGGACTGTCGAGCGGGCCGTCACCGACGGCGACCACGAACTCCCGGCGGCGACGGACCTGGCCGAACTCGAGGAGCGCGTCGCGGCCGTCGAGGGGACGCTGGCGACGCTGGAGGACAGAACGTCGGAGCTGGAGGCCGCCACACAGGCGCTGCGCGGCTACGTGGGGAACGTCCGCTCGGTCAACGAGCGGGTCGAGCAGCGCGCCGACGCCGCCCTCGCGGCCACGGATCGACTGGAACGCCGACTCGACGGAGCCGCGGGCGACGCACGGAGCGACGGCGTCGGACCCGACCGAGAGCAGGGGGAGACGGGGACGGCGGAAACGGTCCCCGGCCGGGGGCGCGGTGAACGAACCGTCGGGGAGCGACCGTCACCGCGGGGTGACGAGACGGGCGAGCCGGCCGCGGCCGGCGCGGGAGCGGGAGTCGGTCGACGGGACCCGTCGGCGGTCGAGCAGCGAACGGACGGGGCGGACCCCGACGCGCAGCCGGCGACGGGATCGCTCGGGGCGACAGACGCGGACGACCGGGACGACGACGAGGCCGGCGTCCTCGAACGCGTCCGCGCGCTCCTATGA
- a CDS encoding DUF7311 family protein — translation MIVRLTLGVVLAGALLAATAPALTAVRADAADAAMERQLGSLADRLRSMAAVDDAVRGGGARRVATLRLPARSPTTAGIEAVRFRRRAGGAVATWRTERGTTGTERLADVPIRPTQAARVLAEPGPHRLVFALRREAEGPLLTVRRPDDRETATAGS, via the coding sequence ATGATCGTCCGGCTCACGCTCGGCGTGGTGCTGGCCGGGGCGCTGCTGGCGGCGACGGCCCCCGCGCTGACCGCTGTTCGTGCCGACGCGGCCGACGCGGCGATGGAGCGCCAGCTCGGCTCGCTGGCCGACCGGCTCCGGTCGATGGCGGCCGTCGACGACGCGGTACGGGGCGGCGGTGCGCGCCGCGTCGCGACGCTCCGCCTGCCCGCGAGGTCGCCGACAACGGCGGGGATCGAGGCCGTTCGGTTCCGCCGGCGAGCGGGCGGTGCCGTCGCGACCTGGCGCACCGAGCGCGGGACCACGGGGACCGAACGGCTCGCCGACGTCCCGATCCGGCCGACGCAGGCGGCCCGCGTCCTCGCCGAACCGGGACCGCACCGACTCGTGTTCGCGCTGCGACGGGAAGCGGAGGGACCCCTCCTGACCGTCCGCCGGCCGGACGACCGCGAGACGGCCACCGCGGGGAGCTGA
- a CDS encoding ATPase, T2SS/T4P/T4SS family: MLERFTGDDASPACRCEFAREGDRLAGDAADCPGDGLLHEEADCRAAAVAALDGADADAVVTRAAGRERAYLDGAAALLVAAGRFAARTELLDERLAERARRAPLAAAREATGRADRVAEVAAETGLAVAAEGVDGETPLAPHVRPTVSDAWVAATPPADGTLRDRRSVETGATVRRYGTPGDGLDVYHLRPREHEFDDATTAALADAVARLASGPPGETPSPEAAAAAATADGEAATAVAAVLRKHTQGLGVVEDLFADPRVSDVFATAPVAATRLRVRADGETLRTNVRLSERGARALASAFRRRSGRAFSRASPTLDATATVAGRRVRVAGVTDPVSDGVAFAFRAHDERTWRLADLVANGTVPPPVAGLLSVAVERGAACLVAGPRGAGKTTTLGALLWELPRAVRTVVIEDTPELPVSDLQGDGRDVQALRTASGDGPAVDASEALRTALRLGEGALVVGEVRGGEAAVLYEAMRVGDGDSAVLGTIHGTGGDSVRERLVADLGVPPSSFGATDLIATLAPPSAAGGRGIASVEEVVDGDDSPGFAALFERDGETATATGRLQRGASHLVESLADPVESYADVLDGLADRTERFETVATESGAASSPPGATGR, from the coding sequence ATGCTGGAGCGGTTCACCGGCGACGACGCGTCGCCGGCCTGCCGGTGCGAGTTCGCCCGCGAGGGCGACAGGCTCGCCGGGGACGCCGCCGACTGTCCCGGCGACGGCCTGCTCCACGAGGAGGCGGACTGCCGGGCGGCGGCCGTCGCGGCGCTCGACGGGGCCGACGCGGACGCGGTCGTGACCCGCGCCGCCGGGCGCGAGCGGGCGTACCTCGACGGCGCGGCGGCGCTGCTGGTCGCCGCCGGTCGGTTCGCCGCCCGCACCGAACTCCTCGACGAGCGGCTGGCCGAGCGAGCGCGGCGCGCGCCGCTGGCCGCGGCCCGCGAGGCGACCGGGCGGGCCGACCGCGTGGCGGAAGTGGCAGCCGAGACGGGACTCGCCGTCGCGGCCGAGGGCGTGGACGGGGAGACGCCGCTCGCACCGCACGTCCGGCCGACGGTGAGCGACGCGTGGGTGGCCGCGACCCCGCCGGCCGACGGGACGCTCCGGGATCGCCGGTCAGTCGAGACAGGCGCGACGGTCCGGCGGTACGGGACGCCGGGGGACGGACTCGACGTCTACCATCTCCGGCCCCGCGAACACGAGTTCGACGACGCGACGACGGCGGCGCTGGCCGACGCGGTGGCCCGACTCGCCTCGGGGCCGCCCGGCGAGACGCCGTCGCCGGAGGCCGCGGCCGCCGCCGCGACGGCGGACGGGGAGGCCGCCACGGCCGTCGCTGCGGTGCTGCGGAAACACACGCAGGGGCTGGGCGTCGTCGAGGACCTGTTCGCCGACCCGCGAGTCTCGGACGTGTTCGCCACGGCACCGGTCGCGGCGACGCGGCTCCGAGTCCGCGCCGACGGCGAGACGCTCCGGACGAACGTCCGACTGAGCGAGAGGGGTGCGAGAGCACTCGCCTCGGCGTTCCGGCGGCGCAGCGGGCGTGCGTTCTCCCGTGCGAGTCCGACGCTGGACGCGACCGCGACCGTGGCCGGTCGGCGGGTCCGCGTCGCCGGCGTCACGGACCCGGTCAGCGACGGCGTCGCCTTCGCCTTCCGTGCCCACGACGAGCGCACCTGGCGGCTCGCCGATCTGGTCGCCAACGGGACCGTCCCGCCGCCGGTCGCCGGGCTGCTCTCCGTCGCCGTCGAGCGGGGCGCGGCCTGTCTGGTCGCCGGGCCGCGCGGCGCGGGCAAGACGACGACGCTCGGTGCCCTGCTGTGGGAACTGCCGCGGGCGGTCCGGACCGTCGTCATCGAGGACACGCCGGAGCTGCCGGTGAGCGACCTGCAGGGGGACGGGCGGGACGTGCAGGCGCTGCGGACGGCAAGCGGCGACGGGCCGGCCGTCGACGCGAGCGAGGCGCTCCGGACCGCGCTCCGCCTGGGCGAGGGGGCGCTCGTCGTCGGCGAGGTACGCGGCGGGGAGGCGGCGGTGCTGTACGAGGCGATGCGGGTCGGCGACGGGGACAGCGCCGTCCTCGGGACCATCCACGGGACGGGCGGGGACAGCGTCCGCGAGCGACTGGTCGCCGACCTCGGCGTGCCGCCGAGTTCCTTCGGCGCGACGGACCTGATCGCGACGCTCGCCCCGCCCTCGGCCGCCGGCGGCCGGGGGATCGCGAGCGTCGAGGAGGTGGTCGACGGCGACGACAGTCCCGGGTTCGCGGCCCTGTTCGAGCGGGACGGCGAGACGGCGACGGCCACCGGCCGCCTCCAGCGGGGGGCCAGCCACCTCGTCGAGTCGCTCGCCGACCCCGTGGAGTCCTACGCCGACGTGCTGGACGGTCTCGCCGACCGGACCGAACGGTTCGAGACGGTGGCGACGGAATCCGGGGCCGCGTCGTCTCCTCCAGGGGCCACAGGCCGATGA